cgccgcggcgcCTGCGCttgcgcgcgcgggcggcgtcggggccgaggaggaggaggagcgcggcggcggagtgggcggtgaggaggaggggcgggggcgtcatggaggggggagggggagggggcgggggcgcatggcgctgctggtggtggtgcggcggtgGTTGAGCCGTCGGCGTTGCGAAATACGGGAGGGGGATttcgtttcggaggggaggcgATCGCAGTGACGCGAcgccgatgatgatgatgccgctGCCGTGCACCGGTCGCGCTCAGCCACCGTTTGCGCCGGCTTCATTTGATTTTACCTGAAACCGATCGGTTTCTGTAGAGACTTTTGAGAATTTTCTCGTGCTCCAAGTAAAATTTCGATTTCAGAGTCGAGAGTTTCTGCCGTTTTATGGGAAGTTCATGCAAATCTCTAGTGAAAGTAGTATATTATGTGGAAAGTTCAGCTTGGTGCGGGTTGCTCTGAATAACTGATTTTATGGCCGGTTCTGATTCTGACCCACCAGCTGAATAGGCagggttttttaaaaaaaaagtagctgAATAGGCAGTTTGAACCAGAAACTTGGGTGCACAAAAGACTGCATCCTGAAATCCACATCACAATATTATTCAAATCCTGAGCTGCATGAtattccaaacaaaaaaaaagaagcatctAGCCTTTCCAGCCTCGGGTTGCTTCCAATGGCCTTTACATCTCTGatccagcagtccagcacaaACTCTGATAGTGGAGCTGGATAACTTGCCCATAAAACAAAGGGTGCAGTTGCTTACACGTTGCATTGCCTGAGCCCTAAGCCTTTGAGCTGCTAGTTGTGCAAATCATCACAGCGCACTACATGGCCTCGAATGGACTCTGAAATGTGCAACGGGTGGCATGGTTTTCGACTATCATTAGTGGCTACCAACTACCAAGTGACGCATGCAGTTCGCCCCAAGAAGAATACTTACTACTAGTATTAGTTACTGCTATTATTTTAATAACGGGGTAAAAAGAAATTTTGGAAAGCCTAACTGTCAGTTTTGTCAGCAGTCAGTCAACAGCTCATATTTTAATACTGTCAGTAAGCTGTGCCAAAGGTTGAAAACGAAAGAAATGTCAGATAACAGGTTTCTTTCAGATCAGAGCTGCAGaacaaacaaaaataatgaTGCACTAAAAttaccccttgtttacttcaccccaactcccaactttgatacatgcaaaaataagattccccatcacatcaaacttgcggtaaatgcatggagtactaaatgtggacgaaattaaaaactaattgtacagttttgttgtactttgcgagacaatcttttgagcctaattagtcaatatttggataataattcacaaatacaaacgaaacgctacagtgtgctacattgctgtaacagtaatttggcacctcccaattttgccaactaaacaaggccaccccaactcccaactttgacactatgcaaaaagaagattccccatcacatcaaacttgcggtacatgcatggagtactaaatgtagacgaaattaaaaactaattgtacagttttgttgtactttgcgagacgaatcttttgagcctaattagtcaatatttggataataattcacaaatacaaacgaaacgctacagtgtgctacattgctgtaacagtaatttagcACCTCCCAATTTTGCCAACTTAACAAGGCCTTAGATTAGGAAGCGAGTAGTACACCTTTGTCCTTCCTACGTAACATGCCAATCGTGGCAGGCACACATTATATATCCATGGAAATAATATAGTGGAGCAAGAGTGATTAGTTCAGCTCCCTGCTATAGGAATATATGCTTTCCCGGTCTGCTATGAGCTAATATCGTTGCAAAAGTGCATGCAGGTGCAGTGAACTCATGTCGATCCACATACCACTCTTCAACATCAACTCATGCATGTCGATCTTACACCATTGCAAACCGAGGACTAACACTAGAACTTCTGAACTTATGCTCAGCTTACGATTCGGTTGCGATCTTCCAGCAGTCTTTCCTGTCCGACTCCGACTCGCGTACGTCCTGCTGCAGCGCCAACGTCAAAGACCACCACGCGATACGCGTCCTCGAGTCCACGGAACGCTGGTTGCAGGCCGGGGGCTATAAAATCTCCAGGCCGTCTCCCCTTCGGCCGCTGCGCTCCGGACCTGTTCATCTCAATCTTGCACGGTGGCGGCCCGGCACTGCTCGTCTTGGGCAGATTTCCAGCCGGAGCTTCTGGGCCTTGTCCTTAGTCGGCTGCCCTCCTTGGCCGATCGCGTCCGGCTCGGAGCCCGTTCCCGTGGCTCGCCCTCCTCGACGGCACCTTCCTCAGCGTCCCGGACGGCGAGGTCCACCGcatccccgcggcggcgccgggcgactCCCACTGCCACGGCTCCGTAGGCGGCTGGCTCTTCCTCGAGCACCTCGACGCCGCCAGCGGCGTGTTCTCGCTGTCGCTGACGAATCCCTTCTCCGAGGACGACGTCGTGCGGCTGCCCGACGCCATCTGGCGCCATGAGCCGCTGGACGACCACGACGCCGCGCGACGCCCGATCTTGCACAAGCCGCCCGTGCCGCTCTCGCCcatggacggcggcggtggccgcccGTCGCCGGATTCCCTCTTCGCCGTGCTCATCACGGACTGCGCCTACCAGAGTGTGATCTACATCTTCCagtcctcggccgccgccgcgttcagAGTGCCCGGTCGTGAGCGCATCTCCGATGTCGCGCTCGTCGACGGGAAGTTGTATGCACTCTCGCCCAAGAAGCTCTTCGTCCTTGAGGTCGATTCGAGCCGCAAAGCAGGGGAGCCAAAGACCCCATCCATGAAACCCATTGCCGACGCCGTCGAtaccccggcgccggcggggatcCTTTACAAAACCATTGCTGTGAGGGGTATGCTTGTGCGTACTGGAACTACCTTGCTGAATCCGGCGGTAAACTGCTGCATGTCAGGCGCCTCATTGGATATTTGTGCACTTTgccagatgaagaagataggatgAAGCATAGCCGGACCTTCTCATTTGAAGTGTATGAAGCAGACCTGGCCACCGATTCTTGCTTGCAGTGGAGACGGCTCAATTCTTTGGGAGGCCAAGCACTCTTTGTTGGCCCCAGCTCCAAGTTCCTCCAGGCTTCTGAGTGTGGAGCTCAGCCAGATTGCATCTACTTCATCTGTGACTACGATTGGGGACATTCTTTAGCAGTGCCTCTCCGCGACTGCGGCGTGTTCGACATGAGAAATGGGACGGTCGCGCCTATGTTTGCCGGAGACTACGGCGATGCGGCCAAAAGATGTTAGCGAAGGGCGTTCGGCAGAAAAGTTCTATTCGGCCCGTCCGGGATGGTTCTTCCCCTCCTGAAGCTATGTAATATGCAATGCTCATGCCAAACATGGCATATGCTTTGCTTCATCCTCTCAACTCAAAGGTTGCGGACTCCACGTCTTCACTGCTGAACAGAATTCCTTCCGACTGACTTCGTGTGACTGAAATTTTCTCCGAAATTGAAAAACTCCAACTTGGTAAGTACGGAGTACTATTGGGATTGCAAGTTTCAACCCCCGAGCTAGATTGCTCGTATCTGGTATCTCATCATGCTGATCAAGCTCAACAATTAGGAGGAAGTGAGCCTAGCTCAACTGCATGCTGATCAAGCTCAACGATTAGGAGGAAGTGAGCCTCGCTCAACTGGTCACAGTGGGTGGTCACGGTGGGAGGTGTGAGCCTAACTCAACCGGTCACGGTGGAAGGTGTGTTTGTACACTCTAACCATCCAGGTTCGAATCCCCTCTAGCTCAAATTTGGGTCTAGgttgatctattttttttaaactcaACGACCAGTCCAAAAGATTTAACTTGAATTCGAAATGGACTGTTCTGAATTATATCATAAAAATCGACTTCTGCCACCCTTGTTGAAATATTACAAATAAGCATGAAGCCTTTTCGGTCTCTGGACTGCTTTCAAGAGACTATCTTCAGGACCTCTGATCCAGTAGCACAGTTCTGAGTGGAGCTGGCAAACTAGCCTCACAACTCTGATCTAGCTTACACACAGCTTGGCTTACGCTGCTAGTTGAAAAACACATTACAGTCTCAGTCATCTGCTGGTTTCCCAATTCCCATAGACCACGAAATGTGCGACGTTCCATGGTTTTCTACTATCAATACTGCCCTGCTAAGCGAAGCATTCAGGTTGcttcaaaaaaataaagttACTATTGCGGTAGAGGTAAATAATTTTGGAAGCCTGCGTGTCAGCTGGGTTACTGAACTATCCCACTCACTCATCCTGCCTTCGGTCCTCATTCAGTTTCATCCGTCGCCATTTCCTAAGCTGTCCCAAGattgaaaacaaaagaaatgttAACAAATAGCAACTGAGCAGCAGAACCACTAAGAAAAGCAATTTTAGGTCAGGAAGCAATTGAGCTACTGACGTGCCTTATTCTTTTAACTAACTTGCCATTTGTAGCAGTCAGATCCGAGGATATAATAATGGTATAGAATGCATGTAAACTTTACGCTATAGAGATACCATGGTTAACTCACCTATTCCTTTATGGTATGTTTGAAGCCACAGAACAAAGGAACTTCATAATGGCAGGGAGCAAATGAACTCTTGTCGACCTACTTCATTCTAAACACTACATCAATTTCACTATTGAGCTGATTTTTCTGTCCTCAGCTTGAGTATCACCAATTTTCACATTTTTAACAACCAATAGTCTAATCAAACATGAGACAACATGCCAAAAAAATATGGCAAGTCCAGTTCAAACCAAGAAAGAACCAAAGTCCAACTTAGTTCAAAAAAGGTCAAGTTGTCGGAGTACTGCTATGCTGTGACCATCTATTTCCACCCATATGTCTCTTCAAGCATGAAACGAGAAGCTTACCTACACATGTCCTGCATTTTTTTGGTACCATATCATGTAATCACTCTTTGTTACGTGAGCAACCATCAAAATGATCAGTGTTTACAACTGATGATTCTTGCCTAATGGGGTTCATATCATTTCCTGTAAGGGGTGAAAGGGAAATGTCAGCAAATTGTCAAGGATGAGAAGAGAAACTCTGATGGGCAACAAATGGAAGTAAACTCTGATGGGCAACAAATGGAAGTAAATGGTCACAAACCTGGCAGACCAACTCTTTCTTGACCTGAAGTTAGCTGATGATTTGCAATCATCTCCCCCCGAAGCATCATCttgcaaagaaaataaaagttaTGAAAACACCAGTGAAACTGAAAAGGCGGTATTTAAGACAGTAAGGCTTTGGGTCAAGATTCTGATCTATTCCAAATAAAAAGAGTTACCTCAGAAGATTCAGGCATCCGAAATGTTCGAAGGTGGGACTGTGACGATTCCAATTGAAATTGATGTTCTGGAATGGTTTTGTCAGGAACACTTGGTAAGACAAAAGATAGTGGTTGATTTTGTGGAGGAGGATTTAATGGGTCAAATGCCTGATGAGCTCCTGAACTTTGGTTTACAGGTGGCATCACTGCCCCAGAGCTTGACGCTGTGATGTGGCCCCCACCAAGTGCAGCAAACATTTGTGATGCTTGCGCAGGCTCAAGTGCACCAGATAAATACGGTGGGTTCAGGTAAACACCATTTCTCATAGACAGCATCTGTAAAAAATTCACAGGGAAAATTAAAATCTATAGTTGCAGTTCCGCAACTAATGCTGCacattaaaatctaattagagtagTATTTCAACTGACATTTGTGCTATAAAAATGGACCCAGCTAACATAGTAATATTTGGTTCAAATCTTGGTGCTCACTGTCACAAACAGTCTAACATTTCTGTACACTACAGTAAATAGGCAGTATTATTGGCTTAACACTAACTACGTACGTTGCCACGAATGCCGCAAACCATCTTTGGCACCAACTCTTCTCGACATGTATTGCAGCATATAAGGATTTGCACATACCATGGCAGTTCTCCCAGTCCACTTGTCATATTAGTTATCTTGGGTTCACAGAACCCAATGAGATTATGTATTAAGAAAGTATATATCTTGACAAGAACCTAGCGCCCAAATTACTATCTGACATAACAGACAGGGAGGTGCTTTCATTTAACAAAACAAGAAGCAAGCTTGGCATTGATCAATAATTTGACAACAGTGGGGTAACGGTCTTAACACTTTAAAAACAAAGAAAGCAACCTGCCAACCAAATCATGCGTGAACAAATGAAAATGAAAGGTATCTGCAAATTAATGAAGCACCCATCACACATCATGCAAAGGCCACCTGCTGGGTATAATAAGGCGGCTGGCATCAGAATCACACTTGTCTTTCGTCACAGGTTGGAAGAAGGATCACTAAAGCCAGATACTCCGGTGTGCCAATTCTATGTTAATCCTCCTAGTCTGAGTCGGAGTGGATGACAGATGCTTTCGCATCATGCAGACATGTACAAGTTGCTCACCTGCACTTGGAGCTGCAGTTGCT
Above is a genomic segment from Setaria viridis chromosome 4, Setaria_viridis_v4.0, whole genome shotgun sequence containing:
- the LOC140222494 gene encoding uncharacterized protein, with product MQSAALLGRSRPARSPFPWLALLDGTFLSVPDGEVHRIPAAAPGDSHCHGSVGGWLFLEHLDAASGVFSLSLTNPFSEDDVVRLPDAIWRHEPLDDHDAARRPILHKPPVPLSPMDGGGGRPSPDSLFAVLITDCAYQSVIYIFQSSAAAAFRVPGRERISDVALVDGKLYALSPKKLFVLEVDSSRKAGEPKTPSMKPIADAVDTPAPAGILYKTIAVRGMLVRTGTTLLNPAVNCCMSGASLDICALCQMKKIG
- the LOC117851786 gene encoding uncharacterized protein; amino-acid sequence: MDEQGLGGFGGGGRGAVRDHGREAMALLQHQQHQQRRRQLEEEEEEAAARRQMFAGVAAFPAAAALGLGHGGQQVDYGEEADGLGDSDAGGSEPEPAQARQRGGSGSKRSRAAEVHNLSEKRRRSKINEKMKALQSLIPNSNKTDKASMLDEAIEYLKQLQLQVQMLSMRNGVYLNPPYLSGALEPAQASQMFAALGGGHITASSSGAVMPPVNQSSGAHQAFDPLNPPPQNQPLSFVLPSVPDKTIPEHQFQLESSQSHLRTFRMPESSEMMLRGEMIANHQLTSGQERVGLPGNDMNPIRQESSVVNTDHFDGCSRNKE